The Pangasianodon hypophthalmus isolate fPanHyp1 chromosome 2, fPanHyp1.pri, whole genome shotgun sequence genome window below encodes:
- the atp5f1e gene encoding ATP synthase subunit epsilon, mitochondrial gives MVSYWRQAGLSYIKYSAICARVVRSALKPQLRTEAIKNAEANVKVNKVKTT, from the exons ATGGTTTCATACTGGCGGCAGGCTGGACTCAG CTACATTAAGTACTCGGCGATCTGCGCCAGGGTGGTGCGGTCCGCGCTGAAACCTCAGCTCAGAACAGAAGCCATCAAAAACGCAGAAGCTAACGTCAAGGTCAATAAAGTGAAGACGACCTAA